The Deinococcus apachensis DSM 19763 genome includes a region encoding these proteins:
- a CDS encoding DUF11 domain-containing protein, which yields MKPHLPILLFSLSAAALAQGSSPLTLSLSQALVQAVTVAGKTTEKRVPNYVKVRPSDVLAQTITARNVSARPLTNVAVRLPVPAGMVYIAADGPAPEGVRTEYSIDGGKTFAPAPLKRRVTVTENGRAVTKEVEVKPNEYQAVRWTIAALPAGTEKTLGFRAQVK from the coding sequence GTGAAACCCCATCTGCCCATCCTTCTGTTCTCGCTGTCTGCCGCAGCCCTGGCCCAGGGAAGCTCCCCCCTGACGCTCAGCCTTTCGCAGGCACTCGTCCAGGCGGTGACCGTGGCCGGGAAAACGACCGAAAAGCGTGTTCCCAACTACGTGAAGGTGCGCCCCAGCGACGTGCTCGCCCAGACCATTACGGCGCGCAACGTCTCCGCTCGTCCCCTGACCAATGTCGCAGTGCGGCTGCCCGTGCCTGCGGGCATGGTCTACATCGCCGCCGACGGCCCGGCGCCCGAGGGGGTTCGCACTGAGTACTCCATTGATGGCGGCAAGACCTTCGCCCCCGCCCCCCTTAAGAGGAGGGTTACGGTCACCGAAAACGGCCGGGCCGTCACCAAAGAGGTCGAAGTCAAGCCGAACGAGTACCAGGCGGTTCGCTGGACCATCGCCGCGCTGCCCGCTGGGACCGAGAAGACCCTGGGGTTCCGCGCCCAGGTGAAGTGA
- a CDS encoding vWA domain-containing protein has protein sequence MARVTRYSKFEGELDQLDSSELMQMIQEALLGQGMNDPYDPDPNARPSMDDLFDAILEALAERGMIPEDMLAEAMQADDVRETRLGQQIERLMDKLQQDGFIRKEFEDQEGQGGGQGQSGEAKFQLTDKSIDFLGYKSLRDLMGGLGRSSAGAHDTREYASGVEMTGELKNYEFGDTLNLDTTATLGNIMGKGFDQLEESDLVIRQAEYNSSAATVVLLDCSHSMILYGEDRFTPAKQVALALAHLIRTQYPGDSVKFVLFHDFAEEVPVSKLAQAQIGPYHTNTAGGLRLAQQLLKRENKDMKQIVMITDGKPSALTLPDGRIYKNAYGLDPYVLGATLREVANCRRSGIQVNTFMLARDPELVGFVRRVTEMTKGKAYFTTPYNIGQYVLMDFMTNKTKMVN, from the coding sequence ATGGCCCGTGTCACGCGGTACAGCAAGTTCGAGGGCGAACTCGACCAGCTCGACTCCAGCGAGCTGATGCAGATGATTCAGGAAGCCCTGCTGGGCCAGGGCATGAACGACCCCTACGACCCGGACCCCAACGCGCGCCCGAGCATGGACGACCTATTCGACGCCATTCTGGAGGCATTGGCCGAGCGCGGCATGATCCCCGAAGACATGCTCGCCGAGGCGATGCAGGCCGACGATGTGCGCGAGACCCGGTTGGGCCAGCAGATTGAGCGCCTGATGGACAAACTCCAGCAGGACGGCTTCATCCGCAAGGAGTTCGAGGACCAGGAGGGGCAGGGGGGCGGCCAGGGCCAGAGCGGCGAGGCCAAGTTCCAGCTCACTGACAAGAGCATCGACTTCCTGGGCTACAAGAGCCTGCGCGACCTGATGGGCGGCCTGGGGAGGAGCAGCGCGGGCGCCCACGACACGCGCGAGTACGCCTCCGGCGTCGAGATGACCGGCGAGTTGAAGAACTACGAGTTCGGTGACACCCTGAACCTCGACACGACGGCCACGCTGGGCAACATCATGGGCAAGGGCTTCGACCAACTGGAGGAGTCCGACCTCGTGATCCGGCAGGCGGAGTACAACTCCTCGGCGGCAACGGTCGTCCTGCTCGACTGCTCGCATTCCATGATCCTGTACGGCGAGGACCGCTTCACGCCCGCCAAGCAGGTCGCGCTGGCCCTCGCCCACCTGATCCGCACCCAGTACCCGGGGGACAGCGTCAAGTTCGTGCTGTTCCACGACTTCGCCGAGGAAGTGCCGGTGTCCAAGCTCGCGCAGGCGCAGATCGGGCCTTACCACACGAATACGGCGGGCGGCCTGCGGCTCGCGCAGCAGCTTCTGAAGCGCGAGAACAAGGACATGAAGCAGATCGTGATGATCACCGACGGCAAGCCCTCGGCCCTCACGCTGCCCGACGGCCGCATCTACAAGAACGCCTATGGCCTGGACCCCTACGTGCTGGGGGCGACCCTGCGTGAGGTCGCCAACTGCCGCCGCAGCGGCATCCAGGTCAACACCTTCATGCTCGCCCGCGACCCCGAACTCGTCGGCTTCGTTCGCCGGGTCACCGAGATGACGAAGGGCAAGGCCTACTTCACGACGCCGTACAACATCGGCCAGTACGTGCTGATGGACTTCATGACGAATAAGACGAAGATGGTGAATTAG
- a CDS encoding DinB family protein: protein MPIPASEIYARTFQSHRSALMDLYAQLPDEQGGFSAWEGGMSFIGLADHLAGSSQMFSSMIAGQAPARPAPGGGSTTLQEARDRLAATTESAAEAMRALTPEDLARRVPAFGGREMPVSALLDALIAHEAHHKGQIWMMARMVGVKPPMFVKM from the coding sequence ATGCCCATTCCTGCCTCCGAAATCTACGCCCGCACCTTCCAGTCGCACCGCAGTGCCCTGATGGACCTCTACGCCCAGTTGCCCGACGAGCAGGGCGGGTTCTCCGCCTGGGAGGGCGGCATGAGCTTTATCGGCCTCGCCGACCACCTGGCGGGAAGCAGCCAGATGTTCAGTAGCATGATTGCGGGTCAGGCCCCTGCACGTCCGGCTCCCGGCGGTGGCAGCACCACGCTTCAGGAGGCCCGGGACCGTCTCGCCGCCACGACCGAGAGCGCCGCCGAGGCCATGCGCGCCCTGACGCCCGAGGACCTCGCCCGCCGGGTGCCCGCCTTCGGGGGCCGCGAGATGCCCGTCTCCGCCCTGCTCGACGCCCTGATCGCCCACGAGGCGCATCACAAGGGCCAGATCTGGATGATGGCCCGCATGGTGGGCGTGAAGCCGCCGATGTTCGTGAAGATGTAG
- the mscL gene encoding large conductance mechanosensitive channel protein MscL produces the protein MVRGFREFILRGNVVDLAVGIVIGAAFTAVVNAFSNGFINPLIKAITGGGARVGGTFTVNGAVFDYGAFITAILNFLIVAAILYFLVVTPINRLNEYFKREDKPAVAEPSNEEKLLAEIRDELRRRPG, from the coding sequence ATGGTGCGAGGATTCCGGGAATTTATCCTGCGCGGCAATGTGGTGGATCTCGCGGTGGGCATCGTGATCGGTGCGGCCTTTACCGCGGTGGTCAACGCCTTTTCCAACGGGTTCATCAACCCGCTGATCAAGGCCATCACCGGGGGTGGGGCCAGGGTCGGCGGGACCTTCACGGTCAATGGGGCCGTCTTCGATTACGGCGCCTTTATCACTGCGATCCTCAACTTCCTGATCGTGGCGGCCATCCTGTATTTCCTGGTGGTCACGCCCATCAATCGCCTCAACGAGTACTTCAAGCGGGAGGACAAACCCGCCGTGGCTGAGCCCAGCAACGAGGAAAAGCTGCTCGCCGAGATTCGGGACGAGTTGCGGCGGCGTCCCGGCTGA
- a CDS encoding DUF512 domain-containing protein, translating to MVEPGSPAERAGVRPGDLLLRVNGEPVTDVLAYRHRLSQGRATLEISRPASRPSVLSGVLGVAQDHHMLAYDPAAPTFTFDVEWEDPGLEFEEVLFDGIKKCANKCDFCYVHQMPRGFRKSLYIMDDDYRLSFLYGSFVTLTNLTEGDINRILDENLSPLYVSVHTANQDLRQDLMKWWKLKVKDPQAVQIRSMIERLEPIDLYTQIVLVPGRNDREHLDETVEYLSSRPNVISAAVVPIGLTGHRKNLPDVRTFSREEAQDTLARLNRWRRQFLAERGTRFVFPSDELYLLAGEPLPTEEEYEGFPMLENGVGMIRDFLTEGLPDLPAALPIPRKVILGTGLLFAESLDRAVEPLRQIEGLEIEVRAVENKTFGRVTTVAGLLTGRCFRHAVRPGEADLLIVPPTTLRYGTELMLDDVSLTELRNEFRMDVRAGGATLGELARVILEGVSSSGHQWGMSAHAVKEGRGQA from the coding sequence ATGGTCGAGCCGGGCAGCCCCGCCGAGAGGGCGGGTGTGCGTCCCGGTGACCTGCTTCTTCGGGTCAATGGCGAACCCGTGACGGACGTGCTCGCCTACCGCCACCGCCTCTCGCAGGGACGGGCGACGCTGGAGATCAGCCGCCCCGCCTCGCGCCCCTCCGTCCTCAGCGGCGTGCTGGGCGTGGCGCAGGACCATCACATGCTCGCCTATGACCCGGCGGCGCCCACCTTCACCTTCGACGTGGAGTGGGAGGACCCCGGCCTGGAGTTCGAGGAAGTTCTCTTCGACGGCATCAAGAAGTGCGCGAACAAGTGCGACTTCTGCTACGTCCATCAGATGCCGCGGGGCTTTCGCAAGAGCCTGTACATCATGGACGATGACTACCGCCTGTCGTTCCTGTACGGCTCCTTCGTGACGCTGACCAACCTGACCGAGGGCGACATCAACCGGATTCTCGACGAGAACCTTTCGCCGCTGTATGTCTCGGTTCACACCGCCAACCAGGACCTGCGCCAGGACCTGATGAAGTGGTGGAAGCTCAAGGTCAAGGACCCGCAGGCCGTGCAGATCAGGTCCATGATCGAGCGGCTGGAGCCCATCGACCTCTACACCCAGATCGTCCTCGTGCCGGGGCGCAACGACCGCGAGCATCTGGATGAGACGGTCGAGTACCTGTCCTCCCGCCCCAACGTGATCTCAGCGGCGGTGGTGCCCATCGGCTTGACCGGGCACCGCAAGAACCTTCCCGATGTGCGGACCTTCTCCCGGGAGGAGGCGCAGGACACGCTGGCCCGCCTGAACCGCTGGCGCAGGCAGTTCCTGGCGGAGCGCGGCACCCGCTTCGTCTTCCCCTCCGACGAGTTGTATCTGCTGGCCGGGGAACCCCTTCCCACCGAGGAGGAGTACGAGGGTTTCCCCATGCTGGAGAACGGCGTGGGCATGATCCGCGACTTCCTGACGGAGGGGCTGCCGGACCTGCCCGCCGCGCTGCCCATCCCGCGCAAGGTGATTCTGGGGACGGGGCTGCTATTCGCGGAGTCTCTGGACCGGGCGGTGGAGCCGCTGCGCCAGATCGAGGGCCTGGAAATTGAGGTCCGGGCGGTGGAGAACAAGACCTTCGGGCGGGTCACCACGGTGGCTGGCCTGCTGACGGGCCGCTGCTTCCGCCACGCGGTGAGGCCCGGCGAGGCCGACCTTCTCATCGTCCCGCCGACCACCCTGCGTTACGGCACCGAGCTGATGCTGGACGACGTGAGCCTGACCGAGCTGCGAAACGAATTCCGCATGGATGTGCGGGCGGGCGGCGCGACGCTGGGGGAACTGGCCCGGGTGATTCTGGAGGGCGTCAGCTCCAGCGGCCACCAGTGGGGCATGAGCGCCCACGCGGTCAAGGAGGGGCGCGGGCAGGCGTGA
- the ribH gene encoding 6,7-dimethyl-8-ribityllumazine synthase: protein MNRTEANLLATDLKFAVVSTRWNHLIVDRLVEGVELAFVQHGGKTENLDHFIVPGSHEIPLVARKLAETGRYDAVVCLGAVIRGDTDHYEFVAGGAASGILNSSLHTGVPIAFGVLTTETVEQALNRAGIKAGNKGAEATLAMIETVNLLRQVG from the coding sequence ATGAACCGCACCGAGGCCAACCTGCTCGCCACCGACCTGAAATTCGCCGTCGTCTCCACCCGCTGGAACCACCTGATCGTGGACCGCCTCGTGGAGGGGGTGGAGCTGGCGTTCGTCCAGCACGGCGGCAAGACCGAGAACCTCGACCACTTCATCGTGCCCGGCTCGCACGAGATTCCGCTGGTGGCCCGCAAGCTCGCGGAAACCGGGCGGTACGACGCGGTGGTGTGCCTGGGCGCCGTCATCCGGGGCGACACCGACCACTACGAGTTCGTGGCGGGCGGCGCGGCGAGCGGCATCCTGAACTCCTCCCTGCACACGGGCGTGCCCATCGCCTTCGGCGTGCTGACCACCGAGACGGTCGAGCAGGCCCTCAACCGCGCCGGAATCAAGGCTGGAAACAAGGGAGCAGAGGCCACCCTCGCCATGATCGAGACGGTCAACCTGCTGCGGCAGGTGGGCTGA
- a CDS encoding bifunctional 3,4-dihydroxy-2-butanone-4-phosphate synthase/GTP cyclohydrolase II yields the protein MSLAPIPDLLAELRAGRPVILVDDEHRENEGDLLMPAGAATPEWINFMAREGRGLICVTLTPERVRELDLGPMAGVSTDPNDTAFTVSVDHVSNSTGISAFDRAATIRALIDPAARPQDFRRPGHIFPLVARAGGVLRRAGHTEAGCDLARLAGFTPAGVICEIMGDSGEMSRLPDLLAFGKRHGLKVGSIEALIAYRLAHDPFMALVAEARLPTEYGEFRLVGFEDSLSGAEHVALVMGEVTPEPLLVRVHSECLTGDAFHSLRCDCGPQRDAAMRAIAGEGRGVLIYLRQEGRGIGLLNKIRAYGLQDGGADTVEANLRLGFPADARDFGIGAQMLHLLGARKLRVLTNNPRKLHSLNGFGLEVAERVPLHVGQNVHNTAYLAAKAAKLGHLRSEANANAR from the coding sequence GTGAGCCTCGCCCCCATCCCCGACCTCCTCGCCGAACTGCGCGCGGGCCGCCCGGTCATCCTGGTGGACGACGAGCACCGGGAGAACGAGGGCGACCTGCTTATGCCCGCTGGGGCCGCCACGCCGGAGTGGATCAACTTCATGGCGCGCGAGGGCCGGGGCCTGATCTGCGTGACCCTGACCCCCGAGCGGGTACGCGAACTCGACCTTGGGCCGATGGCGGGCGTGAGTACCGACCCCAACGACACCGCCTTCACCGTCAGCGTGGACCACGTTAGCAACTCCACCGGCATCAGCGCCTTCGACCGCGCCGCCACCATTCGCGCCCTGATCGACCCGGCTGCCAGACCCCAGGACTTCCGCCGACCCGGCCATATCTTCCCGCTCGTCGCCCGAGCCGGAGGAGTGCTGCGCCGCGCCGGGCACACCGAGGCGGGGTGTGACCTCGCCCGCCTAGCGGGATTCACTCCTGCCGGGGTGATCTGCGAGATCATGGGCGACAGCGGTGAGATGAGCCGTCTGCCCGATCTGCTGGCTTTTGGCAAGCGGCACGGGCTCAAGGTCGGCTCCATCGAGGCGCTGATCGCCTACCGCCTGGCGCACGACCCCTTCATGGCCCTGGTCGCCGAGGCGAGGCTGCCCACCGAGTACGGCGAGTTCCGGCTGGTCGGCTTCGAGGACAGCCTCTCGGGGGCCGAACACGTCGCCCTGGTGATGGGCGAGGTGACGCCCGAGCCCCTGCTGGTGCGGGTTCACTCCGAGTGCCTGACCGGGGACGCCTTCCACTCCCTGCGCTGTGACTGCGGCCCCCAGCGCGACGCGGCCATGCGCGCGATTGCCGGGGAGGGCCGTGGCGTCCTGATCTACCTGCGGCAGGAGGGTCGCGGCATCGGCCTGCTGAATAAGATTCGCGCCTACGGGCTGCAAGACGGGGGCGCCGACACCGTGGAGGCGAACCTGCGCCTGGGTTTTCCCGCCGACGCCCGCGACTTCGGCATCGGCGCGCAGATGCTGCACCTGCTGGGCGCCCGGAAGCTCCGCGTGCTGACCAACAACCCGCGCAAGCTGCACTCCCTCAACGGCTTCGGCCTGGAGGTCGCGGAGCGCGTCCCCCTGCACGTGGGCCAGAACGTCCACAACACGGCGTACCTCGCCGCTAAAGCTGCGAAACTCGGCCACCTGAGGAGTGAGGCCAACGCGAACGCCCGGTAG
- a CDS encoding riboflavin synthase has product MFTGIVEQVGRVTRAAERDGTLTLTIAPERMWADLELGESIACSGTCLTVTGWDDAGFTVDLSRETVNKTAPTWYEGARLNLERAMTASGRFGGHVVSGHVDGTGEILEVREEPGAYTMRVRAAPHLARYLVPKGSVTVDGVSLTIVDVGGPAGSRADLKPDEFTLWLVPHTLEVTTLGSWRPGTLVNLEADQMAKYVERLLAMRDWTPRTEVGA; this is encoded by the coding sequence ATGTTTACCGGAATTGTGGAACAGGTCGGCCGCGTCACCCGCGCCGCCGAGCGGGACGGCACCCTCACCCTTACCATCGCGCCGGAGCGGATGTGGGCGGATCTCGAACTCGGCGAGTCCATCGCCTGCTCGGGCACCTGCCTGACCGTGACGGGCTGGGACGACGCGGGCTTCACGGTGGACCTCTCGCGCGAGACCGTGAACAAGACGGCCCCCACCTGGTACGAGGGCGCGCGGCTCAACCTGGAGCGGGCCATGACCGCCTCGGGCCGCTTCGGGGGGCACGTCGTCAGCGGGCACGTGGACGGCACGGGTGAGATTCTGGAGGTCCGCGAGGAACCCGGCGCCTACACCATGCGGGTGCGTGCCGCTCCCCACCTCGCCCGCTACCTCGTGCCCAAGGGCAGCGTCACGGTGGACGGGGTGAGCCTGACTATCGTGGACGTGGGCGGCCCGGCGGGGAGCCGCGCCGACCTCAAACCGGACGAGTTCACCCTGTGGCTGGTGCCGCACACCCTGGAGGTCACCACCCTGGGCAGCTGGCGGCCCGGCACGCTCGTGAACCTGGAGGCCGACCAGATGGCGAAGTATGTGGAGCGCCTGCTGGCAATGCGGGACTGGACGCCCAGGACGGAGGTGGGTGCGTGA
- the ribD gene encoding bifunctional diaminohydroxyphosphoribosylaminopyrimidine deaminase/5-amino-6-(5-phosphoribosylamino)uracil reductase RibD — protein sequence MSVGPDTEFMAQALREAERGLGRTAPNPPVGCVIVRGGEVVGRGFHPRAGEPHAEVLALRNAGERARGAAAYVTLEPCSHFGRTPPCADALIAAGVARVVVAALDPDPRVAGRGVERLRAAGKAVTVGVKEAEAVRQQAGFRSLVTHGRPWVVYKYAMTLDGKVAAMGEGNGAVTSVRSRGRVMQWRDELDAVAVGIGTVLSDDPALTTRGIKGGRDPRAVIFDRHARTPMTARALRPGTIIVTAPGAETAHLEEVGAVIVRAEALPDALSELRELDLSSLLLEGGPRLASSFFAEHLVDEVRAFIAPKLLGTGLPPLSSAAQSMTDARGLCDVHFESLAPDLLVTGLLNDIPRLEAPGVLGEH from the coding sequence ATGTCGGTTGGACCGGACACCGAGTTCATGGCCCAGGCCCTCCGGGAGGCCGAGCGGGGCCTGGGCCGCACCGCCCCCAATCCCCCAGTGGGCTGCGTGATCGTCCGAGGGGGAGAGGTCGTGGGACGCGGCTTTCACCCCCGGGCGGGTGAGCCCCACGCCGAGGTCCTCGCCCTGCGCAACGCGGGCGAGCGGGCACGGGGCGCGGCGGCTTATGTGACCCTGGAACCGTGCAGCCACTTCGGGAGAACACCTCCCTGTGCTGACGCCCTGATCGCGGCGGGCGTGGCCCGGGTCGTCGTGGCCGCGCTTGACCCCGACCCGCGCGTCGCCGGGCGGGGAGTGGAGAGGCTGCGCGCGGCGGGTAAGGCAGTCACGGTCGGTGTGAAGGAGGCCGAGGCCGTGCGCCAGCAGGCGGGCTTTCGCTCCCTCGTCACGCACGGGCGCCCCTGGGTGGTCTACAAGTACGCGATGACGCTCGACGGCAAGGTCGCGGCGATGGGGGAGGGCAACGGGGCCGTCACCTCAGTTCGGAGTCGGGGGCGGGTGATGCAATGGCGCGATGAGTTGGACGCCGTAGCAGTCGGTATCGGCACCGTGCTGAGTGACGATCCCGCCCTCACGACTCGGGGCATCAAGGGCGGGCGTGATCCGCGGGCAGTTATCTTCGACCGCCATGCCCGCACCCCCATGACGGCCCGCGCCCTCCGTCCCGGCACGATCATCGTCACGGCGCCCGGTGCCGAGACAGCCCACCTGGAAGAGGTCGGGGCCGTCATCGTCCGCGCCGAAGCCCTGCCTGACGCCCTGAGCGAGTTGCGGGAGCTGGACCTCTCCAGTCTGCTCCTGGAGGGCGGGCCGCGTCTGGCGTCCAGCTTCTTTGCCGAGCATCTGGTGGACGAGGTGCGGGCCTTCATCGCCCCCAAGCTCCTCGGCACGGGCCTGCCGCCCCTGAGCAGCGCCGCGCAATCCATGACGGATGCCCGGGGTTTGTGTGATGTGCACTTCGAATCCCTCGCCCCGGACCTCCTCGTCACGGGTCTGCTGAACGACATTCCGCGCCTGGAAGCCCCGGGCGTCCTGGGAGAACACTGA
- a CDS encoding SIR2 family NAD-dependent protein deacylase: MNLAEARAALRSARRVAVLTGAGVSAESGIPTFRDAQTGHWARFRPEDLASPGAYHHDPETVWEWYAGRYRDVTRAQPNPAHHLLAELEREKGEGFLLATQNVDGLHARAGSARLVELHGNLTTARCELCGTVAPLPAPEEFTPPPTCPVCGSRMRPNIVWFGEFLPEDALEAATLAFQEADVALIVGTSGVVYPAAGLALETRREGGVVIEVNREETELTPYLRFSVRDVASRGLAALMEP, encoded by the coding sequence ATGAATTTGGCCGAGGCCCGCGCCGCCCTGCGTTCCGCCCGCCGTGTGGCTGTGCTGACCGGCGCGGGCGTGAGCGCCGAGAGCGGCATCCCCACCTTTCGTGACGCGCAGACGGGGCACTGGGCTCGCTTTCGCCCGGAAGACCTCGCCAGCCCGGGGGCTTACCACCACGACCCCGAGACGGTGTGGGAGTGGTACGCGGGCCGCTACCGCGATGTGACCCGGGCACAGCCCAACCCCGCCCACCACCTCCTCGCCGAGTTGGAGCGCGAGAAGGGGGAGGGCTTCCTCCTCGCCACCCAGAACGTGGACGGCCTGCACGCGCGGGCGGGGAGCGCGCGGCTGGTGGAACTCCACGGCAACCTGACGACCGCACGCTGCGAGCTGTGCGGCACGGTCGCCCCCCTCCCCGCGCCGGAGGAGTTCACTCCCCCGCCCACCTGTCCGGTCTGCGGGTCCCGGATGCGCCCCAACATCGTCTGGTTCGGGGAGTTCCTGCCCGAGGACGCCCTGGAGGCCGCCACCCTCGCCTTTCAGGAGGCGGACGTGGCCCTCATCGTGGGCACGAGCGGCGTGGTGTACCCGGCAGCGGGCCTCGCCCTGGAGACGCGGCGGGAGGGTGGGGTCGTGATCGAGGTGAACCGTGAGGAGACGGAACTCACGCCCTACCTGAGGTTCAGTGTGCGTGATGTGGCCTCGCGGGGGCTGGCGGCGCTGATGGAACCGTAG
- a CDS encoding RNA 2'-phosphotransferase translates to MTDEQLSRRLSYLLRHAPGEMGVTLEPGGWAPVEAVLRFLRVPRERLERVVATNSKQRFALEGERIRANQGHSVRVDLDLTPAAPPATLYHGTSPAALPAIHREGLQKMGRHHVHLSPDRETARRVGARRGSPVVLEVRAGEMHAAGHVFFLSANGVWLVGAVPPEFLVFPQTL, encoded by the coding sequence ATGACCGACGAGCAACTCTCCCGCCGCCTCTCGTATCTACTGCGCCACGCGCCCGGGGAGATGGGCGTGACGCTGGAGCCGGGGGGCTGGGCTCCTGTTGAGGCCGTCTTGCGTTTCCTGCGCGTCCCCCGCGAGCGGCTGGAGCGGGTGGTGGCGACGAACAGCAAGCAGAGGTTCGCCCTGGAGGGCGAGCGCATACGGGCGAACCAGGGACACAGCGTCCGGGTCGATCTGGACCTGACGCCCGCCGCCCCACCGGCGACGCTGTACCACGGCACCTCCCCGGCGGCCCTGCCCGCCATCCACCGCGAGGGGCTGCAAAAGATGGGGCGGCACCACGTTCACCTCTCGCCCGATCGGGAGACGGCGCGGCGGGTCGGCGCCCGGCGTGGGTCTCCCGTCGTGCTGGAGGTCCGGGCGGGGGAGATGCACGCCGCTGGTCACGTCTTTTTCCTCAGCGCGAACGGCGTGTGGCTGGTGGGGGCCGTGCCGCCGGAGTTCCTGGTGTTTCCGCAAACCCTCTGA
- a CDS encoding carboxypeptidase M32 yields MTQTNTDTAWTDLQTRFQELADLGGIGSLLGWDQSTYLPAGAAAGRARQQALLSRLRHERATDPAYGRVLDSLAERDDLSPAQARTLAVARKNFEEATRFPAEFVAEFSRHTGESYAAWTQARPANDFARMVPYLERTLDLSLQSASYFPEFADPMDYFIDQSDEGMTAAQVGEVFAALRAALVPMVEAVTEAKPPRTDFLHRHYPGHEQLAFGEAVIRDYGYDFTRGRQDLTHHPFMTRLGEHDLRITTRVKEDDLGEALYSTLHESGHAMYEQGVAEEFLGTPLGGGVSAGVHESQSRLWENLVGRSRAFWAAYFGRFRDAFPEQLADVTEDEMHRAVNTVARSLIRTDADELTYNLHVITRFELERELLSGRLAVRDLADAWHAAYEGNLGLRAPSDVNGVLQDVHWYFGRIGGMFQGYTLGNVLSAQFYAAAERANPGLEGDIARADFTRLHGWLRENVYAPGRLYTPNALVERATGQPMTVEPYLTYLREKYAALYGVTLD; encoded by the coding sequence GTGACTCAGACGAATACGGACACGGCCTGGACCGACCTCCAGACCCGCTTTCAGGAACTCGCCGACCTGGGCGGGATCGGCTCGCTGCTCGGCTGGGACCAGAGCACGTACCTCCCGGCGGGGGCGGCGGCGGGTCGGGCACGGCAGCAGGCCCTCCTCTCCCGGCTGCGCCACGAGCGGGCGACCGATCCGGCCTACGGGCGAGTTCTGGACAGCCTGGCGGAACGCGACGACCTTTCACCCGCGCAGGCCCGCACGCTCGCGGTGGCCCGCAAGAACTTCGAGGAGGCGACCCGCTTCCCCGCCGAATTCGTCGCCGAGTTCAGCCGCCACACGGGCGAGAGCTACGCGGCGTGGACCCAGGCCCGCCCGGCCAACGATTTCGCGCGGATGGTGCCGTACCTGGAAAGGACGCTGGACCTCAGCCTCCAGTCGGCGAGCTACTTCCCGGAGTTCGCGGACCCGATGGACTACTTCATTGACCAGTCGGACGAGGGCATGACCGCCGCGCAGGTCGGGGAGGTGTTCGCGGCCCTGCGCGCGGCGCTCGTGCCGATGGTGGAGGCCGTCACCGAAGCAAAGCCGCCCCGCACCGACTTCCTGCACCGGCACTACCCGGGGCACGAGCAACTGGCCTTCGGGGAGGCCGTGATCCGCGACTACGGGTACGACTTCACCCGCGGGCGGCAGGACCTGACGCACCACCCCTTCATGACCCGGCTGGGCGAGCACGACCTGCGGATCACCACCCGGGTGAAGGAGGACGACCTGGGCGAGGCGCTGTACTCCACCCTGCACGAGTCCGGGCACGCGATGTACGAGCAGGGGGTGGCGGAGGAATTCCTGGGTACCCCGCTGGGCGGCGGCGTCAGCGCGGGCGTCCACGAGAGCCAGTCGCGGCTGTGGGAAAACCTCGTCGGGCGCAGCCGGGCCTTCTGGGCGGCTTACTTCGGCAGGTTCCGGGACGCCTTTCCCGAACAGCTCGCCGACGTGACGGAAGACGAGATGCACCGCGCCGTCAACACCGTCGCCCGCTCGCTGATCCGCACGGACGCCGACGAACTGACGTACAACTTGCACGTCATCACCCGCTTCGAGCTGGAGCGCGAGCTGCTCTCGGGCCGCCTGGCCGTCCGTGACCTCGCCGACGCCTGGCACGCGGCCTACGAGGGGAATCTGGGGCTGCGCGCACCCAGCGATGTGAACGGCGTGTTGCAGGATGTCCACTGGTACTTCGGGCGTATCGGGGGAATGTTCCAGGGCTACACCCTGGGCAACGTGCTCAGCGCCCAGTTCTACGCCGCCGCCGAGCGGGCCAACCCGGGGCTGGAAGGTGACATCGCCCGCGCCGACTTCACCCGGCTGCACGGCTGGCTGCGGGAGAACGTGTACGCGCCGGGCCGCCTGTACACCCCCAACGCACTCGTCGAGCGCGCGACCGGGCAGCCCATGACGGTCGAGCCGTACCTGACGTACCTGCGGGAGAAGTACGCGGCGCTGTATGGGGTGACGCTCGACTAA